A window of the Podarcis raffonei isolate rPodRaf1 chromosome 4, rPodRaf1.pri, whole genome shotgun sequence genome harbors these coding sequences:
- the LOC128412051 gene encoding zinc finger protein 91-like: MNWKSRARVTTTKSPERRSHEKIWSVETASVSSHSTSQQRNLIGKKPYQCMECGKSFSQNSNLTKHQIIHAGEKPYQCVECGKSFSRIDTLNSHQRIHTGEKPYQCVECGKNFTDRSSLTSHQKIHTREKPYQCVECGKSFSRSSHLTSHQRIHTGEKPYQCVECGKSFSHRASLTSHQRIHTGEKPYQCVECGKSFSQSCDLTKHHRIHTGEKPYQCVECGKNFTNRSSLTSHQKIHTGEKPYQCMECGKSFSQNSSLTKHQIIHTGDKPYQCVECGKSFSHSQSLTCHHRIHTGEKPYQCVECGKSFRKSSFLTSHQRIHTGEKPYQCVECGKSFSQSCDLTKHHRIHTGEKPYQCVECGKNFTNRSSLTSHQKIHTGEKPYQCMECGKSFSQNSSLTKHQIIHTGDKPYQCVECGKSFSHSQSLTCHHRIHTGEKPYQCVECGKSFSQSCDLTKHQKIHTGEKPYQCMECGKSFSQNSSLTKHQIIHTGEKPYQCVECGKSFSHSQSLTSHQRIHTGEKPYQCVECGKSFSQSCDLTKHHRIHTGEKPYQCVECGKNFTNRSSLTSHQKIHTGEKPYQCVECGKSFNSNSNLTSHQRIHTGEKPYQCVECGKSFSRSYSLTSHQRIHTKVGKTIIQL; the protein is encoded by the coding sequence ATGAATTGGAAATCGAGAGCAAGGGTGACCACAACAAAATctccagagaggagaagccacgaAAAAATTTGGAGTGTTGAGACAGCTTCAGtcagctcccattccacttcccaacaaagaaatctcattggaaagaaaccctatcagtgcatggaatgtggaaagagcttcagtcagaactcCAATCTCACCAAGCATCAGATAATTcatgcaggggagaaaccctatcagtgtgtggaatgtggaaagagtttcagtaggATAGACACTCtcaattcccatcaaagaattcatacaggggagaaaccctatcagtgcgtggaatgtgggaagaacttcactGATagatcctctctcacttcccatcaaaaaattcatacacgggagaaaccatatcagtgtgtggaatgtggaaagagcttcagtaggagctcccatctcacttcccatcagagaattcatactggggagaaaccctatcagtgtgtggaatgtggaaagagcttcagtcatagggcatctctcacttcccatcagagaattcatacaggagagaaaccctatcagtgtgtggaatgtggaaagagcttcagtcagagctgtgatctcactaagcatcacagaattcatacaggggagaaaccatatcagtgtgtggaatgtgggaagaacttcactAATagatcctctctcacttcccatcaaaaaattcatacaggagagaaaccctatcagtgcatggaatgtggaaagagcttcagtcagaactccagtctcactaagcatcagataattcatacaggggataaaccctatcagtgtgtggaatgtggaaagagcttcagtcacagtcaaAGTCTGACttgccatcacagaattcatacaggggagaaaccatatcagtgtgtggaatgtggaaagagcttcaggaagagctcctttctcacttcccatcagagaattcatacaggagagaaaccctatcagtgtgtggaatgtggaaagagcttcagtcagagctgtgatctcactaagcatcacagaattcatacaggggagaaaccatatcagtgtgtggaatgtgggaagaacttcactAATagatcctctctcacttcccatcaaaaaattcatacaggagagaaaccctatcagtgcatggaatgtggaaagagcttcagtcagaactccagtctcactaagcatcagataattcatacaggggataaaccctatcagtgtgtggaatgtggaaagagcttcagtcacagtcaaAGTCTGACttgccatcacagaattcatacaggggagaaaccatatcagtgtgtggaatgtggaaagagcttcagtcagagctgtgatctcactaagcatcaaaaaattcatacaggagagaaaccctatcagtgcatggaatgtggaaagagcttcagtcagaactccagtctcactaagcatcagataattcatacaggggagaaaccctatcagtgtgtggaatgtggaaagagcttcagtcacagccaaagtctgactTCCCATCaacgaattcatacaggggagaaaccctatcagtgtgtggaatgtggaaagagcttcagtcagagctgtgatctcactaagcatcacagaattcatacaggggagaaaccatatcagtgtgtggaatgtgggaagaacttcactAATagatcctctctcacttcccatcaaaaaattcatacaggggagaaaccctatcagtgtgtggaatgtggaaaaagcttcaatagtaactccaatctcacttcccatcagagaattcatacaggggagaaaccctatcagtgtgtggaatgtggaaagagctttagtcggagctactctctcacttcccatcaaagaatccatacaaaggttggaaaaaccattatacagctttag